A window from Cydia pomonella isolate Wapato2018A chromosome 8, ilCydPomo1, whole genome shotgun sequence encodes these proteins:
- the LOC133520671 gene encoding transcription initiation factor TFIID subunit 13 isoform X2 yields MATPTPDAPENFDQFDDDESEQQLGATGSGRKRLFSKELRCMMYGFGDDQNPYTESVDFLEDLVIEFITETTHRAMEVGRTGRVQVEDIIFLVRKDQRKYARVKDLLTMNEELKKARKAFDEVKYVE; encoded by the exons ATGGCTACACCTACCCCTGATGCTCCTGAAAATTTCGATCAG tttgatgatgatgaatccGAGCAGCAACTGGGTGCAACCGGTTCTGGCCGCAAGAGACTCTTCAGCAAAGAATTACGTTGCATGATGTATGGGTTTGGGGATGATCAGAATCCATACACGGAGAGTGTGGACTTTTTGGAGGATTTGgttattgaatttattacaGAAACCACACACAG AGCAATGGAGGTAGGAAGAACAGGGAGGGTTCAAGTGGAAGATATTATTTTCTTAGTACGAAAAGATCAAAGGAAATATGCTAGAGTCAAGGACCTTCTTACAATGAATGAAGAACTGAAGAAAGCTAGGAAAGCTTTTGATGAAGTTAAATATGTCG aatga
- the LOC133520671 gene encoding transcription initiation factor TFIID subunit 13 isoform X1, with protein sequence MATPTPDAPENFDQFDDDESEQQLGATGSGRKRLFSKELRCMMYGFGDDQNPYTESVDFLEDLVIEFITETTHRAMEVGRTGRVQVEDIIFLVRKDQRKYARVKDLLTMNEELKKARKAFDEVKYVGK encoded by the exons ATGGCTACACCTACCCCTGATGCTCCTGAAAATTTCGATCAG tttgatgatgatgaatccGAGCAGCAACTGGGTGCAACCGGTTCTGGCCGCAAGAGACTCTTCAGCAAAGAATTACGTTGCATGATGTATGGGTTTGGGGATGATCAGAATCCATACACGGAGAGTGTGGACTTTTTGGAGGATTTGgttattgaatttattacaGAAACCACACACAG AGCAATGGAGGTAGGAAGAACAGGGAGGGTTCAAGTGGAAGATATTATTTTCTTAGTACGAAAAGATCAAAGGAAATATGCTAGAGTCAAGGACCTTCTTACAATGAATGAAGAACTGAAGAAAGCTAGGAAAGCTTTTGATGAAGTTAAATATGTCGGTAAGTAA
- the LOC133520672 gene encoding carboxylesterase 4A-like, which translates to MSCQVKIKQGILQGKLCNNSGKEYYSFEGIPYAKPPIGDLRFREPQEPENWKGVRDALKPGNSCIQLKPGTREHFGSEDCLYLNVYTPSLPEKKLRKLPVLVYVHGGKFLFGFGDYYRPEYLIDQDVILVTLNYRLHALGFLCLHIPEAAGNMGLKDTVMALKWVKNNISKFNGDENNIVAIGESAGSAVVTSYLTSEMANGLVNKIIALSGVCVSDLFMIDDDPIFKAKHLATIFQQEFSDVRSLYEFLKNLPIEQLLYAAAMVEYSRPPSIISAYFLPVVEKKFDNKRYFEEYPLIKIRENRHKKLPILFGVNTYEGGFFIHQDKTGNIKFENDFRYFIPRFLFIQPYSADAVEIAKKIRKYYFDGAAIDQTKKLKYINFVSDAYFKRDIMTFLNTIGKHTDLGLYVFQLSHSSKMNTRKAQQLGLKGTVHGDLLQYIFYRKRKADIANEKDKEIINILNQTISNFARTGVPRWSNMPIEWKPYTDSQRRVLDIDEDIKLIQDFGDGIDRFWSSLGQRSKL; encoded by the exons ATGTCCTGCCAAGTGAAAATCAAGCAGGGCATACTCCAaggaaaattgtgtaacaaCAGTGGAAAGGAATATTATAGCTTTGAAGGCATACCTTATGCTAAGCCACCCATTGGAGATTTGAGGTTTCGG GAACCCCAGGAGCCGGAAAACTGGAAAGGGGTCCGCGATGCATTAAAACCAGGAAATAGTTGCATACAATTAAAGCCAGGAACAAGAGAGCATTTCGGATCCGAAGACTGCTTGTACTTAAACGTTTACACTCCAAGTCTACCtgaaaaaaaacttagaaaacTGCCAGTGCTAGTCTATGTTCATGGTGGAAAATTCTTATTTGGTTTCGGGGATTACTACAGGCCAGAATACTTAATAGACCAAGATGTAATCTTAGTTACATTGAATTACAGGCTGCATGCCCTAGGCTTTTTATGCCTTCATATACCTGAAGCTGCAGGGAACATGGGGCTTAAAGACACTGTAATGGCATTGAAATGGGTTAAGAATAATATTAGCAAGTTTAATGGTGATGAAAATAACATCGTGGCGATTGGCGAAAGCGCGGGTAGCGCTGTAGTGACGTCATACTTGACTAGTGAAATGGCAAATGGCTTGGTGAACAAGATTATAGCTTTATCCGGAGTTTGCGTGTCAGATTTGTTCATGATCGATGATGACCCTATTTTCAAGGCTAAACACTTAGCTACAATCTTTCAACAAGAATTTAGTGATGTGAGAAGTTTATACGAGTTCCTCAAAAATCTTCCTATTGAACAATTGTTGTACGCAGCAGCCATGGTTGAATATTCGAGACCGCCGTCAATAATCAGTGCTTACTTTCTTCCCGTTGTAGAAAAGAAATTTGACAACAAGAGATATTTTGAGGAATACCCTTTAATTAAAATCCGAGAAAATCGGCATAAAAAGTTGCCTATTCTGTTTGGCGTGAATACCTATGAAGGTGGTTTTTTCATCCATCAGGACAAAACTGGAAACATCAAGTTTGAGAATGATTTTCGATATTTCATACCACGTTTCTTATTTATCCAACCATACAGTGCAGATGCTGTTGAAATTGCAAAAAAgataagaaaatattattttgatggTGCAGCAATAGACCAAACGAAAAAACTCAAGTACATAAATTTTGTTTCTGATGCCTATTTCAAAAGGGACATTATGACATTTTTAAATACCATTGGAAAGCACACTGATCTCGGATTATATGTGTTTCAACTTTCACATTCGAGTAAAATGAATACCAGAAAAGCGCAACAGCTAGGACTAAAAGGCACGGTCCATGGAGATctgttacaatatattttttacagaaaGCGAAAAGCTGACATTGCAAATGAAAAAGACaaagaaataataaacattttaaatcagACAATTAGTAACTTCGCTAGAACTGG AGTCCCGAGATGGTCCAACATGCCTATTGAGTGGAAACCTTACACAGACAGCCAACGTCGTGTTCTGGACATTGACGAGGACATAAAACTGATTCAGGACTTTGGCGACGGAATTGATAGATTTTGGAGCAGTTTGGGGCAGAGATCAAAACTATGA
- the LOC133520674 gene encoding RNA-binding motif protein, X-linked 2-like, translating into MNPMTNVKNVLKLSKQELAGNSKSSWHDQYKDSAWLFVGGLPYDLTEGDIICVFSQYGEVVNINLVRDKATGKSRGFAFICYEDQRSTILAVDNLNGIKILGRTVRVDHCESYRAPNADMSKVDDVTAALRHEGCAPAVPKAEPVTIKQEPVKEKKEKVKKSKKKKKKRSRSSDSSD; encoded by the exons ATGAATCCTATGAC CAATGTCAAGAACGTGTTAAAATTAAGCAAGCAAGAACTAGCCGGCAACTCCAAATCTTCATGGCACGATCAGTACAAAGACAGTGCGTGGTTATTTGTCGGCGGCCTGCCATATGATTTGACCGAGGGAGATATCATTTGTGTGTTTTCACA ATACGGAGAAGTGGTTAATATAAACCTGGTAAGAGACAAAGCCACAGGTAAATCGAGGGGCTTCGCATTTATATGCTATGAAGACCAACGCTCAACTATCCTTGCTGTTGACAATTTGAATGGAATCAAG ATCTTAGGTCGCACTGTGAGAGTAGACCACTGTGAGTCATACCGAGCACCAAATGCTGATATGAGTAAAGTTGATGATGTCACAGCAGCCCTGCGACATGAGGGGTGTGCTCCTGCTGTACCGAAAGCTGAACCAGTCACAATAAAACAA GAACCAGTCaaggaaaaaaaggaaaaagtcAAAAAGagcaaaaagaagaaaaagaaaagaagtAGAAGTTCTGATTCTAGTGActag
- the LOC133520673 gene encoding inositol polyphosphate 1-phosphatase, with amino-acid sequence MANVLEALIYASERAACIARYCAASLSDENLVVTEKSGDEANSRFEHDFKTIADVLAQEAAKVEIGHHCQNLVSSVWGEECGEINGHSIKLGDNIDKTALLLSQIVPKEQALKLAEGCHCELNPKLFGELPYDLPAIDDATLGVWIDPIDATAEFIAGVKNKHRADSESGLSCVTVLIGAFVKATGEPVMGVVNQPFYNNGNGRILWGASYSDYGRMGGCETPSSHNDNTVLVSGAESPELVERFRSRGWEVKPAKGCGHKLLKVALGEAAAYVVTKGTTFYWDTCAPHAVIKASGGDILSCATLTPVTYMTNTEKAHCNSDGIIAYSQQKVLYGIKTVFNKT; translated from the exons ATGGCAAATGTTTTGGAAGCCTTAATTTATGCATCTGAACGAGCCGCCTGTATTGCGAGATATTGTGCAGCTAGCTTAAGTGACGAGAACCTCGTTGTTACTGAGAAATCCGGCGACGAAGCCAACAGCCGTTTTGAGCATGATTTCAAGACCATTGCTGATGTTTTAGCCCAAGAAGCTGCTAAAGTAGAGATAGGTCACCACTGCCAAAACCTTGTTAGTAGTGTTTGGGGTGAAGAGTGTGGAGAAATCAACGGTCACTCTATCAAACTCGGAGACAATATTGATAAAACAGCTCTTCTATTAAGCCAAATTGTTCCAAAGGAGCAAGCACTTAAACTCGCTGAAGGTTGCCATTGTGAATTAAATCCAAAATTATTTGGCGAATTACCATATGACCTTCCCGCTATAGATGATGCTACGTTAGGTGTCTGGATAGATCccatag ATGCCACAGCGGAATTTATAGCTGGAGTGAAGAACAAACACAGAGCAGACAGTGAATCAGGCCTATCTTGTGTCACAGTTCTAATAGGTGCATTTGTGAAAGCCACTGGGGAACCTGTGATGGGGGTTGTCAACCAACCATTctataataa TGGTAATGGACGCATATTATGGGGTGCAAGCTACAGTGACTATGGCAGGATGGGAGGATGTGAAACACCAAGTTCTCACAATGACAACACTGTGCTTGTTAGTGGCGCTGAATCACCCGAGCTAGTAGAGAGATTCAGGTCCCGCGGGTGGGAGGTTAAACCAGCTAAGGGATGTGGTCATAAACTTCTTAAAGTTGCCTTGG GTGAAGCTGCTGCATATGTTGTGACAAAAGGAACAACATTCTATTGGGACACCTGTGCCCCACATGCTGTCATTAAAGCAAGTGGTGGGGACATACTCTCCTGTGCGACTCTGACTCCTGTTACTTATATGACTAACACTGAGAAGGCCCACTGCAACTCTGATGGTATAATTGCTTACAGTCAACAAAAAGTTCTGTATGGAATCAAAACGGTCTTTAATAAAACTTGA